One segment of Streptomyces bathyalis DNA contains the following:
- a CDS encoding YbjN domain-containing protein translates to MVEQALSEAELEWESPGEGTYVVTLPGTRKLSTTCSLAVGRHSLSVNAFVVRRPDENHAAVHRWLLERNTRLFGVSYALDKLGDIYLTGRLPLSAVTPEEVDRLLGAVLENADGAFNTLLEMGFASAIRREYDWRTSRGESTRNLDAFTHLTGGTPDGGKRG, encoded by the coding sequence ATTGTCGAACAGGCTTTGAGCGAGGCCGAGTTGGAGTGGGAGAGCCCCGGGGAGGGCACGTACGTCGTCACGCTTCCCGGCACGCGCAAGCTCTCGACGACCTGCTCGCTCGCCGTCGGAAGGCATTCGCTGTCCGTCAACGCCTTCGTCGTGCGACGCCCGGACGAGAACCACGCGGCCGTGCACCGCTGGCTGCTGGAGCGCAACACCCGCCTCTTCGGGGTGAGTTACGCCCTGGACAAGCTCGGCGACATCTATCTGACGGGCCGGCTGCCGCTGAGCGCGGTCACGCCGGAAGAGGTGGACCGGCTGCTGGGGGCGGTGCTGGAGAACGCCGACGGTGCCTTCAACACCCTTCTGGAGATGGGTTTCGCGTCGGCCATCCGCCGCGAGTACGACTGGCGCACCTCGCGCGGCGAGTCGACGCGCAACCTCGACGCCTTCACGCATCTGACGGGAGGCACGCCGGACGGCGGCAAACGCGGCTGA
- a CDS encoding Hsp20/alpha crystallin family protein, producing the protein MLMRTDPFRELDRLTQQAFGTPSRPAGMPMEAYRSGDEFVIHFDLPGVAPETIDLDVERNVLTVHAERRSPAPEDAELIAGERPVGKFSRQVFLGDTLDSERIDATYDAGVLTLRIPVAEQAKPRKIEISGGSSTPRQLSG; encoded by the coding sequence ATGCTCATGCGTACCGACCCGTTCCGGGAGCTCGACCGCCTCACCCAGCAGGCCTTCGGAACCCCGTCACGCCCGGCAGGGATGCCGATGGAGGCGTACCGCTCCGGCGACGAGTTCGTGATCCACTTCGACCTCCCGGGCGTCGCCCCCGAGACCATCGATCTCGACGTCGAGCGGAACGTGCTCACCGTCCATGCCGAGCGCCGCTCACCGGCACCGGAGGACGCGGAACTGATCGCCGGCGAGCGTCCCGTGGGCAAGTTCAGCCGCCAGGTCTTTCTCGGGGACACCCTGGACTCCGAGCGGATCGACGCGACCTACGACGCCGGCGTGCTGACCCTGCGCATCCCGGTCGCCGAGCAGGCGAAGCCCCGCAAGATCGAGATCAGCGGCGGCAGTTCGACCCCCCGGCAGCTCTCCGGCTGA
- a CDS encoding CHAD domain-containing protein codes for MTGQVGGLAVSAALESADPAEVLSRSLHARAADFLRSLRMHQESAGSAQTAAAAEEAVRQLRRASRRIGSALLTYRPLVDAAWADELSGELRHLSGTLAREYRCSARQARLLAALHRLAVEGVGGDRAAALLERQHTLARSRAHSAALETLVSSRFHAVADAVAVLAYEVPLAPGAEQGSAAAVLVPLAERARERLVRAVEALPPPARVAARPQDGQEGHEVPQARGGHDLQNRQDTAWFEVRILLRHHRYAQEVLYAAGAPSEDVRPGGEQQGATGTHGPDQLLRAASAALDRYRDSVEAAEAAAAAARTPRIAPATAYALGVLHAGQRQEAEVARREFGTLWQQVIKDERTAGQKREAAQQAV; via the coding sequence GTGACGGGACAGGTGGGCGGGCTCGCCGTGTCCGCGGCGCTGGAGAGCGCGGACCCGGCCGAGGTGCTCAGCCGGAGTCTGCACGCCCGGGCGGCCGACTTCCTGCGCAGCCTGCGCATGCACCAGGAGAGCGCGGGCAGCGCGCAGACGGCCGCCGCGGCGGAAGAAGCGGTTCGCCAGCTGCGGCGTGCGTCCCGGCGGATCGGCTCCGCCCTCCTCACCTACCGGCCGCTCGTCGACGCCGCCTGGGCGGACGAGCTGAGCGGTGAGCTGCGGCATCTGTCGGGCACGCTCGCCCGCGAGTACAGGTGCTCGGCACGCCAGGCCCGGCTGCTCGCCGCGCTGCACCGGCTGGCGGTGGAGGGGGTCGGCGGGGACCGGGCGGCGGCGCTGTTGGAGCGGCAGCACACCCTGGCCCGCAGCCGCGCGCACTCGGCCGCGCTGGAGACCCTGGTGTCCTCCCGCTTCCACGCTGTCGCGGACGCCGTGGCGGTGCTGGCCTACGAGGTGCCGCTGGCGCCGGGCGCCGAACAGGGCAGTGCGGCTGCCGTGCTCGTACCGCTGGCGGAACGCGCGAGGGAGCGTCTCGTCCGCGCGGTCGAGGCACTGCCGCCGCCCGCACGGGTGGCTGCGCGGCCGCAGGACGGACAGGAAGGTCACGAGGTTCCGCAGGCGCGGGGCGGCCACGACCTGCAGAACAGGCAGGACACCGCATGGTTCGAGGTGCGGATCCTGCTGCGGCACCACCGCTACGCGCAGGAGGTGCTGTACGCGGCCGGTGCCCCATCGGAAGACGTCCGTCCCGGCGGAGAGCAGCAGGGGGCCACGGGCACGCACGGCCCGGACCAGCTGCTCCGGGCGGCGAGCGCTGCGCTCGACCGGTACCGCGACTCGGTGGAGGCGGCCGAAGCGGCTGCCGCCGCCGCCCGCACACCCCGCATCGCGCCCGCCACGGCGTACGCGCTCGGCGTGCTCCACGCCGGCCAGCGTCAGGAGGCCGAGGTGGCCCGGCGCGAGTTCGGCACGTTGTGGCAGCAGGTGATCAAGGACGAGCGGACGGCCGGGCAGAAGCGGGAAGCCGCACAGCAGGCCGTCTGA
- a CDS encoding 3-hydroxybutyrate dehydrogenase: MTEQLTPGPHSVALDLTGHTVLVTGAASGIGRACALRLAAAGAKVRVVDRDADGLRALQDEDAGGSVQPHPLDLTDPEGLDAAESLAAGTDILVNNAGAQLVRPIEEFPPEDFRRLLTLMLEAPFRLVRGALPQMYEQGWGRIVNISSVHGLRASAYKSAYVSAKHGLEGLSKVTALEGAERGVTSNCVNPAYVRTPLVERQIADQAAAHGISADRVVSEILLADSALKRLLEPEEVAESVAYLCTPQASFITGASLPLDGGWTAH, encoded by the coding sequence ATGACCGAGCAGCTGACACCCGGCCCGCACTCCGTCGCCCTCGACTTGACCGGCCACACCGTGCTGGTCACCGGTGCCGCGAGCGGCATCGGACGGGCCTGCGCCCTGAGACTGGCCGCGGCGGGCGCCAAGGTCCGGGTGGTCGACCGCGACGCCGACGGTCTGCGTGCCCTGCAGGACGAGGACGCGGGCGGCTCGGTCCAGCCCCACCCCCTCGACCTCACCGACCCGGAAGGGCTCGACGCCGCCGAGAGCCTCGCGGCGGGCACCGACATCCTCGTCAACAACGCGGGCGCCCAACTGGTCCGCCCCATCGAGGAGTTCCCGCCCGAGGACTTCCGCAGGCTGCTCACGCTGATGCTGGAGGCCCCCTTCCGGCTCGTGCGGGGCGCGCTCCCGCAGATGTACGAGCAGGGCTGGGGCCGCATCGTGAACATCTCCTCCGTGCACGGGCTGCGCGCCTCGGCGTACAAGTCGGCCTACGTCTCGGCCAAGCACGGTCTGGAGGGCCTGTCGAAGGTCACCGCGCTGGAGGGCGCCGAGCGCGGCGTCACGTCCAACTGCGTCAATCCGGCCTACGTCCGTACGCCGCTGGTGGAGCGGCAGATCGCCGACCAGGCTGCGGCGCACGGCATCTCGGCCGATCGGGTCGTCTCGGAGATCCTGCTGGCCGACTCCGCACTCAAGCGGCTGCTCGAACCCGAGGAGGTCGCCGAATCCGTCGCCTACCTGTGCACCCCGCAGGCGTCCTTCATCACAGGAGCCTCGCTGCCCCTCGACGGCGGATGGACCGCACACTGA
- a CDS encoding RNA degradosome polyphosphate kinase, with product MSEPTSHAASESPASFEHRPEVLPDGDDDARHDVAYAVTPTVPAGRTGGTLPDLGPDLDSDPDVYPADASSGQADGGADDLPHDRFLDRERSWLAFNERVLELAEDEEVPLLERANFLAIFASNLDEFFMVRVAGLKRRIATGVATRSASGLQPREVLDQIWTRSRELMARHAGCYQQVIAPALAEEDLHLIRWDGLTEKEQARLFTLFRQRIYPVLTPLAVDPAHPFPYISGLSLNLAVVVRNPVTGHQHFARVKVPPLLSRFLEASPHRYVPVEDVIAAHLEELFPGMEVLGHHMFRVTRNEDLEVEEDDVENLLQALEKELLRRRFGPPVRLEVEESIDPYVLDLLVRELNVSDAEVCPLPGPLDLTGLSGIVDAMDRPDLKYPKFVAGTQRDLAQVESAQPPDIFAALRERDVLLHHPYDSFSTSVQAFLEQAATDPDVLAIKQTLYRTSGDSPIVDALIDAAESGKQVLVLVEIKARFDEQANIKWARKLEESGCHVVHGLVGLKTHGKFSLVVRQEGETLRRYAHVGTGNYHPKTARLYEDLGLLTADQNVAADLSDLFNRLSGYSRRESYRRLLVAPTSLRDGLISRIQREIHRHEAGEPAYVRFKVNSIVDEAVVDALYRASRAGVPVDLWVRGICTLRPGVPGLSETVRVRSVLGRFLEHSRIFAFGNGGDPEVWLGSADMMHRNLDRRIEAIVRVPDPAHRATLAKLLETGMSDDTTSWHLGPDGEWTRHAHDAEGRPLRNIQESTIERRRRRRGPAPG from the coding sequence ATGAGCGAGCCCACCTCGCACGCCGCATCCGAATCCCCCGCCTCGTTCGAGCATCGTCCCGAGGTTCTCCCGGACGGCGACGACGACGCCCGCCACGACGTCGCGTACGCCGTCACGCCCACCGTGCCCGCAGGCCGCACCGGCGGCACGCTCCCCGACCTCGGTCCGGACCTCGACTCCGACCCGGACGTCTACCCGGCGGACGCCTCGTCCGGGCAGGCGGACGGCGGGGCGGACGATCTGCCCCACGACCGGTTCCTCGACCGCGAGCGCAGCTGGCTCGCCTTCAACGAACGCGTGCTGGAGCTCGCCGAGGACGAGGAAGTGCCGCTCCTGGAGCGTGCCAACTTCCTCGCGATCTTCGCCAGCAATCTGGACGAGTTCTTCATGGTCCGCGTCGCCGGTCTCAAGCGCCGCATCGCGACCGGGGTCGCCACCCGCTCCGCCTCCGGACTGCAGCCGCGCGAGGTCCTGGACCAGATCTGGACGCGCTCGCGCGAGCTGATGGCCCGGCACGCAGGCTGCTACCAGCAGGTCATCGCCCCGGCGCTCGCCGAGGAGGACCTGCACCTGATCCGCTGGGACGGGCTCACCGAGAAGGAGCAGGCCCGCCTCTTCACCCTCTTCCGGCAGCGGATCTACCCGGTGCTCACTCCGCTGGCTGTCGACCCCGCCCACCCCTTCCCGTACATCTCCGGGCTCTCACTCAACCTCGCCGTCGTCGTGCGCAACCCGGTCACCGGGCACCAGCACTTCGCACGCGTGAAGGTTCCCCCGCTGCTCTCGCGCTTCCTGGAGGCCTCGCCGCACCGGTACGTACCCGTCGAGGACGTCATCGCCGCGCACCTCGAGGAGCTCTTCCCCGGCATGGAGGTGCTGGGGCACCACATGTTCCGCGTGACGCGCAACGAGGACCTGGAGGTCGAGGAGGACGACGTCGAGAACCTCCTCCAGGCGCTGGAGAAGGAACTGCTGCGCCGCCGCTTCGGGCCTCCGGTGCGCCTGGAGGTCGAGGAGTCCATCGACCCGTACGTGCTGGACCTGCTCGTGCGGGAGCTGAACGTCTCCGACGCCGAGGTGTGCCCGCTGCCGGGGCCGCTGGACCTGACGGGGCTGTCCGGGATCGTGGACGCCATGGACCGGCCGGACCTGAAGTACCCGAAGTTCGTCGCCGGCACGCAGCGCGATCTGGCCCAGGTGGAGTCGGCACAGCCGCCGGACATCTTCGCCGCGCTGCGCGAGCGCGACGTGCTGCTGCACCACCCCTACGACTCCTTCTCCACCTCCGTGCAGGCGTTCCTGGAGCAGGCCGCCACCGATCCGGACGTACTGGCGATCAAGCAGACGCTGTACCGCACCTCCGGTGACTCCCCGATCGTGGACGCCTTGATAGACGCGGCCGAGTCCGGCAAGCAGGTGCTGGTGCTCGTCGAGATCAAGGCGCGCTTCGACGAGCAGGCCAACATCAAGTGGGCGCGGAAGCTGGAGGAGTCGGGTTGCCACGTCGTGCACGGGCTGGTCGGGCTCAAGACGCACGGCAAGTTCTCGCTGGTGGTGCGGCAGGAGGGGGAGACGCTGCGGCGCTACGCACATGTCGGCACCGGCAACTACCACCCCAAGACGGCACGCCTCTACGAGGACCTGGGGCTGCTGACCGCGGACCAGAACGTCGCCGCGGATCTGTCCGACCTGTTCAACCGGCTGTCCGGTTACTCGCGACGCGAGTCCTACCGGAGGCTGCTCGTGGCGCCCACCTCGCTGCGGGACGGGCTGATCTCACGCATCCAGCGGGAGATCCACCGGCACGAGGCGGGAGAGCCGGCGTACGTGCGTTTCAAGGTCAACTCCATCGTCGACGAAGCCGTGGTCGACGCGCTCTACCGGGCCTCGCGTGCGGGCGTCCCCGTGGACCTGTGGGTGCGCGGGATCTGCACGCTGCGTCCCGGCGTTCCGGGCCTGAGCGAGACGGTGCGGGTGCGCAGCGTCCTCGGACGGTTCCTGGAGCACTCGCGGATCTTCGCTTTCGGGAACGGCGGCGACCCCGAAGTGTGGCTCGGCAGCGCCGACATGATGCACCGCAACCTCGACCGCCGTATCGAGGCGATCGTGCGCGTACCCGATCCGGCGCACCGGGCGACGCTGGCGAAGCTGCTGGAGACCGGAATGTCCGACGACACCACTTCGTGGCACTTGGGCCCGGACGGCGAGTGGACGCGGCACGCACACGACGCGGAGGGCCGTCCGTTGCGCAACATCCAGGAATCGACGATCGAGCGCCGAAGGCGCCGGCGCGGACCGGCGCCCGGCTGA
- a CDS encoding DUF2267 domain-containing protein — MQWNELVARIREHGRYTTDAESKQVARLVLSALGGHLSDDVRERVAEQLPATAAESLRYQLPATKPLTGPEFVDTVARRLQDATSATARWDVSSVLAVLAEVCGDDLTDQVIADLPPGYALLFGRAELLSVA; from the coding sequence ATGCAGTGGAACGAACTCGTGGCCCGGATCCGTGAGCACGGCCGGTACACGACGGACGCGGAGAGCAAGCAGGTCGCCCGGCTGGTTCTCTCGGCTCTCGGTGGCCACCTGAGCGACGACGTGCGTGAGCGGGTCGCGGAACAGCTGCCCGCGACCGCCGCCGAGTCGCTGAGGTACCAGCTGCCCGCGACGAAGCCGCTCACCGGCCCGGAGTTCGTGGACACGGTCGCACGGCGCCTGCAGGACGCGACGTCCGCGACGGCCCGCTGGGACGTCAGCTCGGTGCTGGCGGTACTGGCGGAGGTGTGCGGCGACGACCTCACCGATCAGGTGATAGCCGATCTGCCGCCGGGCTACGCCCTGCTCTTCGGGCGCGCCGAGCTGCTGAGCGTCGCCTGA
- a CDS encoding class I SAM-dependent methyltransferase yields the protein MTARPTPRSVGNVTRGTTSPNRLRRMDRWIAAVHAPVLRRSVPDGSRPGSGHRPPVAVDLGFGSAPWTAVELMQRLRKVRADVRVVGVEIDPERVANARPYERDGLSFVRGGFEVPLPGGARPVLIRAANVLRQYEEAEVAPVWARLCERLATPDGLLIDGTCDEIGRRHVWVALGPEGARTVTFATRLASLTVPSDLAERLPKALIHRNVPGEPVHAFLRDFDRAWATAAPYGALSARQRWIRAVRALAGEWPVRDGPHRWRQGEVTVGWRALAPRGG from the coding sequence ATGACAGCCCGCCCCACGCCCCGTTCCGTCGGGAACGTGACGCGCGGGACCACCAGCCCCAACCGGCTGCGCCGCATGGACAGGTGGATCGCCGCCGTCCACGCCCCGGTGCTTCGGCGCTCCGTCCCGGACGGCTCGCGGCCCGGGAGCGGTCACCGGCCGCCCGTCGCGGTCGACCTGGGATTCGGGTCCGCTCCGTGGACGGCGGTCGAGCTGATGCAGCGGCTGCGCAAGGTCCGCGCGGACGTGCGCGTCGTGGGGGTCGAGATCGATCCGGAGCGGGTCGCCAACGCGCGCCCGTACGAGCGCGACGGGCTGAGCTTCGTTCGCGGCGGCTTCGAGGTGCCGCTGCCGGGCGGCGCGCGCCCCGTACTGATCCGGGCCGCGAACGTGCTGCGCCAGTACGAGGAGGCCGAGGTCGCCCCGGTGTGGGCCAGGCTGTGCGAGCGGCTGGCGACGCCGGACGGCCTTCTCATCGACGGCACCTGCGACGAGATCGGACGTCGTCATGTATGGGTGGCGCTGGGGCCTGAGGGCGCGCGCACGGTCACCTTCGCCACGCGGCTGGCGTCACTGACGGTGCCGTCCGATCTGGCGGAGCGTCTGCCGAAGGCGCTCATCCACCGCAACGTTCCAGGGGAACCCGTCCACGCCTTCCTGCGCGACTTCGACCGCGCCTGGGCGACCGCTGCCCCCTACGGTGCGCTGAGCGCCCGGCAGCGCTGGATACGTGCGGTGCGGGCGCTGGCCGGGGAGTGGCCGGTGAGGGACGGGCCGCACCGCTGGCGGCAGGGCGAGGTCACCGTCGGCTGGCGGGCCCTCGCCCCGCGCGGCGGCTGA
- the mshA gene encoding D-inositol-3-phosphate glycosyltransferase has protein sequence MSQYMARLGQLRTRLPQQQRPRLRLGAARRPRRVAMLSVHTSPLHQPGTGDAGGMNVYIVELAKQLAAHGTQVEIFTRSTAAALPPSVELAPGVLVRHIDAGPYEGLAKEELPAQLCAFTHGVMQAWAGHRPGHYDLVHSHYWLSGHVGWLAAQRWGVPLVNAMHTMAKVKNAALAEGDTPEPSARVIGETQIVRAADRLIANTAEEADELLRHYEADPARTAVVHPGVNLERFRPADGRTAARARLGLPQDAVIPLFAGRIQPLKAPEILLRAAALLVRDEPSLRRRLLVPVVGGPSGSGLAKPERLHKLAAKLGISDIVRFHPPVGQEELADWYRAASVLVMPSYSESFGLVAVEAQACGTPVIAAAVGGLPVAVRDGVSGFLVDGHDPRAYARALRHFVTDAADGPAERMGEAAARHAAGFGWDTAAAGTLEVYADAMHDQRRRLRSAHG, from the coding sequence GTGAGCCAGTACATGGCGCGGCTCGGCCAGCTCCGCACAAGGCTGCCCCAACAGCAGCGGCCGCGGCTGCGGCTCGGTGCGGCACGGCGGCCCCGCCGGGTCGCCATGCTGAGCGTGCACACCTCCCCGCTGCACCAGCCGGGCACGGGGGACGCGGGCGGCATGAACGTCTACATCGTCGAACTCGCCAAGCAGCTCGCCGCGCACGGCACCCAGGTGGAGATCTTCACGCGCTCGACGGCCGCAGCCCTGCCGCCCAGCGTCGAACTGGCCCCCGGCGTCCTCGTCCGGCACATCGACGCGGGCCCGTACGAGGGCCTGGCGAAGGAGGAACTGCCCGCGCAGCTCTGCGCCTTCACGCACGGCGTGATGCAGGCGTGGGCGGGACACAGGCCCGGCCACTACGACCTGGTGCACTCCCACTACTGGCTTTCCGGGCACGTGGGCTGGCTCGCCGCCCAGCGCTGGGGCGTTCCGCTCGTCAACGCCATGCACACCATGGCGAAGGTGAAGAACGCCGCCCTCGCCGAGGGCGACACCCCGGAGCCGTCCGCCCGCGTCATCGGTGAGACGCAGATCGTGCGCGCCGCCGACAGGCTCATCGCCAACACCGCCGAGGAGGCCGACGAGCTGCTCCGGCACTACGAGGCCGACCCTGCCCGTACCGCTGTCGTGCACCCGGGCGTCAACCTGGAACGCTTCCGGCCCGCCGACGGACGCACCGCGGCCCGCGCCCGTCTGGGGCTGCCGCAGGACGCCGTCATCCCGCTCTTCGCGGGACGCATTCAGCCGCTGAAGGCCCCCGAGATCCTGCTGCGCGCCGCCGCGCTGCTCGTACGGGACGAGCCTTCGCTGCGCCGCCGGCTGCTGGTCCCGGTCGTGGGCGGTCCGAGCGGCAGCGGACTGGCCAAGCCGGAGCGGCTGCACAAGCTCGCCGCGAAGCTCGGCATCTCGGACATCGTGCGCTTCCATCCGCCGGTGGGGCAGGAGGAGTTGGCGGACTGGTACCGGGCCGCCAGCGTCCTCGTCATGCCGTCCTACAGCGAGTCCTTCGGGCTCGTGGCCGTCGAGGCGCAGGCCTGCGGGACGCCCGTGATCGCAGCGGCGGTCGGAGGGCTGCCGGTCGCGGTGCGGGACGGGGTGAGCGGCTTCCTCGTGGACGGCCACGATCCCCGGGCGTACGCGCGGGCCCTGCGGCACTTCGTCACGGACGCGGCGGACGGGCCCGCCGAGCGTATGGGCGAGGCCGCGGCGCGGCACGCGGCGGGGTTCGGCTGGGACACGGCCGCGGCAGGCACCCTCGAGGTCTATGCAGACGCGATGCACGATCAGCGGCGTCGCCTACGATCGGCCCATGGCTGA
- a CDS encoding extracellular catalytic domain type 1 short-chain-length polyhydroxyalkanoate depolymerase, which yields MKAIRSKAALLLTALTALATAGLAATAGVGTSFAADPADASRSAGPAEERAAAAGLEKVDDFGSNPGALSMYRYTPDGLPAKAPVVLVLHGCTQDAATYFEGAGWQKSADAGGFSVVAPQQEQSNNSNKCFNWFQAGDTDRGKGEALSIKQMVDRTVADLDADPSRVFVTGLSAGGAMTASMLAAYPDVFKGGAVVAGLPHGCANSVAEAFTCMNPGVSKSASAWGDLVRKGAPDHSGPRPKVSVWHGTGDTTVAPMNAEESVKQWTDVLGADQKADATEKLQGGTTRSDYQNADGDVVVRGYMVDGMPHGTPVKPDEDCGKAGKNFLDTICSTKHITADWGLGG from the coding sequence ATGAAAGCAATTCGCTCGAAAGCCGCTCTGCTGCTGACCGCACTGACCGCACTCGCCACCGCGGGGCTCGCCGCGACGGCCGGCGTAGGCACCTCCTTCGCCGCGGACCCCGCCGACGCCTCGCGCTCGGCGGGCCCGGCCGAGGAGAGAGCCGCGGCCGCCGGCCTGGAGAAGGTCGACGACTTCGGCTCCAACCCCGGAGCGCTCAGCATGTACCGCTACACCCCGGACGGGCTGCCCGCGAAGGCGCCCGTGGTCCTCGTGCTGCACGGCTGCACCCAGGACGCGGCGACATACTTCGAGGGTGCCGGCTGGCAGAAGTCCGCCGACGCCGGGGGTTTCTCCGTCGTCGCGCCCCAGCAGGAACAGTCCAACAACAGCAACAAGTGCTTCAACTGGTTCCAGGCCGGCGACACCGACCGCGGCAAGGGAGAGGCGCTGTCGATCAAGCAGATGGTGGACCGGACGGTGGCCGATCTGGACGCCGACCCCTCGCGGGTCTTCGTCACCGGCCTGTCGGCGGGCGGCGCCATGACGGCGTCGATGCTCGCCGCCTACCCCGACGTCTTCAAGGGCGGAGCGGTCGTCGCGGGCCTGCCGCACGGATGCGCGAACAGCGTCGCCGAGGCCTTCACCTGCATGAACCCGGGTGTCTCCAAGTCGGCCTCGGCGTGGGGCGACCTGGTCAGGAAGGGCGCCCCCGACCACTCCGGGCCCCGCCCGAAGGTGTCGGTCTGGCACGGCACGGGTGACACGACCGTGGCACCGATGAACGCCGAGGAGTCCGTCAAGCAGTGGACGGACGTACTGGGCGCCGACCAGAAGGCCGACGCCACCGAGAAGTTGCAGGGCGGCACCACCCGTTCCGACTACCAGAACGCGGACGGCGACGTCGTGGTGCGCGGCTACATGGTGGACGGCATGCCGCACGGCACCCCCGTGAAACCGGACGAGGACTGCGGAAAGGCCGGTAAGAACTTCCTCGACACGATCTGCTCGACCAAGCACATCACCGCTGACTGGGGGCTGGGAGGCTGA